One window of Paenibacillus albicereus genomic DNA carries:
- a CDS encoding DUF6612 family protein has product MNPTPIPFRKEPLYERTAARRAAYPLRRSALAGGLLALMLAAGCAGGGQDGTASPQPSAGAPKQAASTLAEEGAPSAEQVLGRAAETMADTKSLELSMELKQDMETDGQTTSMSMTNEGRIIVEPLALMQKTVNDYMGESSTLDSYLTDSGYYMYDYSNEAWSRMLADEVPKIKATLSDFQIAPAKEIEKIAEHASAFRSGRENGEQVLLYAGSGSDEAAEALVRDLLRSTMGLDDMEARVRDSIEVSALDYRLRFDEATGRLIRLEATADVSIEYDPGNPSRLSQTFTLDYGGWNEAEPVVVPEEAKDAPEVMPADQGLLDALGEEGLEELEGLQEQPAAP; this is encoded by the coding sequence ATGAATCCGACACCGATCCCATTCCGCAAGGAACCATTATACGAGAGGACGGCCGCCCGCCGGGCAGCCTACCCGCTGCGCCGTTCGGCGCTTGCCGGCGGACTGCTCGCCCTGATGCTCGCGGCAGGCTGCGCGGGCGGCGGTCAAGACGGAACGGCATCGCCGCAGCCGAGCGCCGGCGCGCCGAAGCAAGCCGCCTCGACGCTCGCCGAGGAAGGAGCGCCGAGCGCCGAGCAGGTGCTCGGGCGCGCGGCCGAGACGATGGCGGATACGAAGAGCCTCGAGCTCTCCATGGAGCTCAAGCAGGACATGGAGACGGACGGGCAGACGACGTCGATGTCGATGACCAACGAGGGGCGCATCATCGTCGAGCCGCTCGCGCTCATGCAGAAGACGGTGAACGACTACATGGGCGAGTCGTCGACGCTCGACTCGTACCTGACCGACAGCGGCTATTATATGTACGATTATTCCAATGAAGCGTGGAGCCGCATGCTCGCCGACGAGGTGCCCAAGATCAAGGCGACGCTGTCCGACTTCCAGATCGCCCCCGCCAAGGAGATCGAGAAGATCGCCGAGCATGCTTCCGCGTTCCGCAGCGGGCGGGAGAACGGCGAGCAGGTGCTTCTCTACGCGGGCAGCGGCAGCGACGAAGCGGCCGAGGCGCTCGTGCGCGACCTGCTGCGCAGCACGATGGGGCTCGACGACATGGAGGCGCGCGTGCGGGATTCCATCGAAGTGAGCGCGCTCGACTACCGCCTCCGCTTCGACGAAGCGACGGGGCGGCTGATCCGGCTGGAAGCGACGGCCGACGTCTCGATCGAGTACGATCCGGGCAATCCGTCTCGCCTCAGCCAGACGTTCACGCTCGATTACGGCGGCTGGAACGAGGCCGAGCCGGTCGTCGTGCCGGAGGAGGCCAAGGATGCCCCCGAGGTGATGCCGGCCGACCAGGGCCTGCTGGACGCTCTCGGCGAGGAAGGACTGGAAGAGCTGGAAGGGCTGCAGGAGCAGCCGGCGGCGCCATAA
- a CDS encoding YHYH domain-containing protein, which produces MIYDLLEKHRKGVFITMYKSRGLAVTMLLLLSLLLLPLSASAHSGRTDGSGGHNCSEKSIGKGLCTGYHYHNGGGSSDSSSGSSSSSSTAAPSQKAPTVIRVIENEAKPQAHCTKVNDVLTSSSSEYRYYERIWDCRKSTDSGAKYEEPSLSLYVDGKLASLDKGIVSLQQTNYISLRDFSRIFGLSLDVSKTKVVVIKQKKALFSIEAQTRKINGSKGFSGFKAIQIDGAYYLPLRYAVGIAGASIVSADSWSIELSLNP; this is translated from the coding sequence ATGATATATGATCTACTAGAAAAACATAGAAAAGGGGTCTTTATAACTATGTACAAGTCTCGTGGACTCGCCGTTACAATGCTTCTCCTCCTCTCCCTGCTGTTGCTGCCCTTGTCCGCATCGGCTCACTCCGGAAGAACCGACGGCAGCGGAGGGCACAACTGCTCCGAGAAATCGATCGGAAAGGGATTGTGCACCGGGTACCATTACCATAACGGGGGCGGCTCCTCCGACAGCTCCTCCGGCAGCTCCTCGTCCTCTTCGACGGCTGCACCGTCCCAAAAAGCCCCGACGGTTATCCGCGTCATCGAAAACGAGGCCAAGCCCCAAGCGCACTGCACGAAGGTAAACGATGTGCTGACCTCCAGCTCATCGGAGTATCGCTACTATGAACGGATCTGGGACTGTCGGAAATCGACGGACAGCGGCGCCAAATATGAAGAGCCTTCCCTCTCTCTTTATGTGGACGGAAAACTCGCCTCCTTGGACAAAGGCATCGTCAGCCTCCAGCAGACGAACTACATTTCGCTGAGGGACTTCTCCCGCATCTTCGGACTCAGCCTTGATGTGTCCAAAACAAAAGTGGTCGTCATCAAGCAGAAGAAGGCGCTGTTCTCCATCGAGGCTCAGACCCGGAAGATCAATGGAAGCAAAGGATTCTCCGGATTCAAGGCCATCCAGATCGACGGAGCGTATTATCTGCCTCTTCGATATGCAGTCGGCATTGCCGGCGCAAGCATCGTTTCGGCCGACAGCTGGAGCATCGAGCTGTCCCTGAACCCATAA
- a CDS encoding molybdopterin-dependent oxidoreductase: MPGTEKGWLAAWRRKHGRKLAWLHSWNGWLVLLLALSGLMLLGGWWRGVLGEGRVWLKGVHIAAGVALLLPIFGYVLLLPKHWRQLRGKPGQRANVAFVLALLAGWIVSGLVLWGHRLFGPGWANPALLVHDALTWVGLPYILYHSITRLKWLKEPARRTVKPDVSGSASRGGLHPAASPSPLLTRRAFLRGAIGAGLAVAAGPSFLHWAGRALGAIGGSSSAELAAQDGNRLLPAPQPQPDSIPLPGGGAKGTFRVYTVTPLPTFSNADWSFRVDGLVERPESWTWEQFVRLPRDVQVSDFHCVTGWSVYSNTWEGIPLRRLLEQAGVRSGARTVKFYSGDGVYTDSLTLEQAMEADVLVAVLHDGRAIPSPLGGPVRLVVPRMYAYKSVKWLSRIELIPGDHTGYWEERGYSKDAWV; this comes from the coding sequence ATGCCGGGAACGGAAAAGGGATGGCTCGCCGCCTGGCGGAGGAAGCACGGCCGGAAGCTCGCCTGGCTCCACTCGTGGAACGGCTGGCTCGTGCTGCTGCTCGCCTTGAGCGGGCTCATGCTGCTGGGAGGCTGGTGGAGGGGCGTGCTCGGCGAGGGCCGGGTTTGGCTGAAGGGGGTCCATATCGCGGCTGGCGTCGCGCTGCTGCTGCCGATATTCGGCTATGTGCTGCTGCTGCCCAAGCACTGGCGGCAGCTGCGCGGCAAGCCCGGGCAGCGGGCCAACGTCGCGTTCGTGCTGGCCTTGCTGGCCGGCTGGATCGTCTCCGGCCTCGTGCTGTGGGGGCATCGCCTGTTCGGGCCGGGCTGGGCCAACCCTGCCCTGCTCGTCCATGACGCGCTGACGTGGGTCGGCTTGCCGTACATCCTTTACCACTCCATCACGCGGCTCAAATGGCTCAAGGAGCCGGCCCGCCGCACGGTGAAGCCGGACGTGAGCGGCTCGGCTAGCCGCGGCGGCCTTCATCCCGCCGCTTCCCCGTCGCCGCTGCTCACCCGTCGCGCCTTCCTGCGCGGGGCGATCGGGGCCGGACTGGCGGTCGCCGCAGGGCCGTCGTTCCTGCACTGGGCCGGCCGCGCGCTCGGCGCCATCGGCGGAAGCTCGTCGGCCGAGCTGGCCGCGCAGGACGGCAACCGGCTGCTGCCGGCGCCGCAGCCGCAGCCGGACTCGATTCCTTTGCCCGGAGGCGGGGCGAAAGGGACTTTCCGCGTCTATACCGTCACGCCGCTGCCGACGTTCTCCAACGCGGACTGGTCGTTCCGCGTCGACGGCCTCGTCGAGCGGCCGGAGAGCTGGACGTGGGAGCAGTTCGTACGGCTGCCGCGCGACGTGCAGGTGAGCGACTTCCACTGCGTGACGGGATGGTCGGTCTACTCCAACACGTGGGAGGGCATTCCGCTGCGGCGGCTGCTGGAGCAGGCGGGCGTGCGGAGCGGGGCGCGGACGGTGAAATTCTATTCCGGCGACGGCGTCTACACCGACTCGCTGACGCTGGAGCAGGCGATGGAGGCGGATGTGCTCGTCGCCGTGCTCCACGACGGCCGCGCGATCCCGAGCCCGCTCGGCGGTCCCGTCCGTCTCGTCGTCCCCCGCATGTACGCCTACAAGTCGGTCAAGTGGCTCAGCCGGATCGAGCTCATCCCCGGCGACCATACCGGCTACTGGGAGGAGCGCGGCTACAGCAAGGACGCCTGGGTATGA
- a CDS encoding stalk domain-containing protein: MSQKGQAAWAAKLGLAALLLAAPGLAGAAPASAAQPAAGEAFQLVALGDSITAGFEPKVDYAKELPYGYADRLYEQSLLHGRASLSNYGIVGLKTEGLKAFAQAVAAGQAIAGEAIQAGLPDYRADEFGRKAAGIRAELAGADAVAVTIGGNDVSSLLNDAASMTDEALSAKVAELLAQYNANVTAALDALLTVNPSLRVFIADQYQPVPMLGGKDLYAKLNQATAAFTANLDQLAAGYKAKGSNVTAVHVADDFAGREGMLTHMVSARDFHPTQAGYGVIAAEFGRAVWGSYAELTAPEAGAPMSIYVSGKALNTPYKPVLKQSVNYVAIQDIVNAVGAKTVWDAKTSTAAIKYGSRTVGVKLGSPTVTVDGAAVPVSSPAYMQKVGAEGKTYVPLATVAQGLGFSVVYSAKLKTVFINP, translated from the coding sequence ATGAGTCAAAAGGGACAAGCCGCTTGGGCGGCGAAGCTGGGCCTGGCCGCCCTGCTGCTGGCCGCGCCCGGCCTTGCCGGAGCTGCCCCGGCATCGGCCGCGCAGCCGGCTGCGGGCGAAGCCTTCCAGCTGGTGGCGCTGGGCGATTCCATTACGGCCGGGTTCGAGCCCAAGGTCGATTATGCGAAGGAGCTGCCTTACGGCTATGCGGACCGTCTGTACGAGCAGTCGCTGCTTCATGGACGTGCCTCGCTGTCCAACTACGGCATCGTCGGCTTGAAGACCGAGGGGCTGAAAGCGTTCGCCCAGGCGGTGGCCGCAGGCCAGGCGATCGCCGGAGAGGCGATCCAGGCCGGGCTGCCGGACTATCGCGCGGACGAGTTCGGACGGAAGGCGGCCGGCATCCGCGCCGAGCTGGCCGGCGCCGATGCGGTCGCGGTCACGATCGGAGGCAATGACGTCTCCTCGCTGCTGAACGATGCCGCCTCCATGACGGACGAGGCGCTGAGCGCCAAGGTCGCCGAGCTGCTGGCGCAGTACAACGCCAACGTCACGGCCGCGCTCGACGCGCTGCTGACGGTCAATCCGTCGCTGCGCGTCTTCATCGCGGATCAATACCAGCCGGTGCCGATGCTGGGGGGCAAGGACCTGTACGCCAAGCTGAACCAGGCGACGGCCGCGTTCACCGCCAACCTCGACCAGCTGGCCGCCGGCTACAAGGCCAAAGGGTCGAACGTGACGGCGGTTCATGTCGCGGACGACTTCGCCGGACGCGAAGGCATGCTGACGCATATGGTGTCGGCGCGCGACTTCCATCCGACCCAGGCCGGCTACGGCGTCATCGCCGCCGAGTTCGGCCGGGCGGTGTGGGGCTCCTATGCGGAGCTGACCGCTCCGGAGGCCGGCGCGCCGATGAGCATCTACGTCTCCGGCAAGGCCCTGAACACGCCGTACAAGCCGGTGCTCAAGCAAAGCGTCAACTATGTGGCCATCCAGGACATCGTGAACGCCGTCGGCGCGAAGACCGTATGGGACGCCAAGACGTCGACCGCCGCCATCAAGTACGGCTCCCGCACGGTCGGCGTGAAGCTCGGCTCGCCTACGGTGACCGTAGACGGCGCGGCCGTGCCGGTCAGCTCCCCTGCCTACATGCAGAAGGTCGGCGCCGAAGGCAAGACGTATGTGCCGCTGGCGACCGTTGCCCAGGGGCTCGGCTTCTCCGTCGTCTACAGCGCGAAGCTGAAGACGGTGTTCATCAACCCGTAG
- a CDS encoding 5'-deoxyadenosine deaminase: MSHTILIRDAQIVTMNRTEEILHGDLLIRGDRIAAIGHNLDASQADRVIDASGRVVIPGFIQTHIHLCQTLFRGKGDDLELLDWLRKRIWPLEAAHDEDSIYYSAMLGLGELLQSGTTTIVDMETVHHTDSAFQAIAKSGIRALSGKVMMDRKGADIPLPLQEETEASLQESVDLLEKWHGHDNGRIRYAFSPRFVISCTDELLREVARLSDQYKVNVHTHASENQGEIELVEQMTGMRNIAYLDHIGLATDRLILAHCIWLDDNEKRIIRERGVHVSHCPGSNMKLASGFADVPEMIDTSISVSLGADGAPCNNNLDMFNEMRLAALIHKPRHGPTAMDARSVFRMATIGGARAVGMADEIGSLEVGKKADLAILNLNQFHTFPSFDVDPISRIVYSATRADVETTIVDGRIVMDRGVMLTVDKDVTLLEADRAIKRLLKRSPIQA, from the coding sequence ATGTCCCATACGATCCTGATTCGCGACGCGCAGATCGTGACGATGAACCGGACCGAGGAAATCCTGCACGGCGATCTGCTGATTCGAGGCGACCGCATCGCGGCGATCGGCCATAACCTCGACGCGTCCCAGGCGGACCGCGTCATCGACGCGAGCGGCCGCGTCGTCATCCCCGGCTTCATCCAGACGCACATCCATCTGTGCCAGACGCTGTTCCGCGGCAAAGGCGACGACCTGGAGCTGCTCGACTGGCTGCGCAAGCGCATCTGGCCGCTCGAAGCGGCGCATGACGAGGATTCCATCTATTATTCCGCGATGCTCGGGCTCGGCGAGCTGCTGCAGAGCGGCACCACGACGATCGTCGACATGGAGACGGTCCATCATACGGACTCGGCGTTCCAGGCGATCGCGAAGAGCGGCATCCGCGCCCTCTCCGGCAAGGTGATGATGGACCGCAAAGGCGCCGACATCCCGCTGCCGCTGCAGGAGGAGACGGAAGCGTCGCTCCAGGAGAGCGTCGACCTCCTGGAAAAATGGCATGGCCACGACAACGGGCGCATCCGCTACGCGTTCTCGCCGCGCTTCGTCATCAGCTGCACCGACGAGCTGCTGCGCGAGGTCGCCCGCCTGTCGGATCAGTACAAGGTCAACGTGCATACGCACGCCTCGGAGAACCAGGGGGAGATCGAGCTCGTCGAGCAGATGACCGGCATGCGCAACATCGCCTACCTCGACCACATCGGGCTGGCGACGGACCGCCTCATCCTGGCCCACTGCATCTGGCTCGACGACAACGAGAAGCGCATCATCCGCGAGCGCGGCGTGCATGTGAGCCATTGTCCGGGCTCCAACATGAAGCTCGCCTCCGGCTTCGCCGACGTGCCGGAGATGATCGATACGAGCATCAGCGTCAGCCTCGGCGCCGACGGCGCTCCGTGCAACAACAACCTCGACATGTTCAACGAGATGCGCCTCGCGGCCCTCATCCACAAGCCGCGCCACGGCCCGACGGCGATGGACGCGCGCAGCGTGTTCCGCATGGCGACGATCGGCGGCGCGCGCGCCGTCGGCATGGCGGACGAGATCGGCAGCCTCGAGGTCGGCAAGAAGGCCGATCTGGCCATCCTCAACCTGAACCAGTTCCACACGTTCCCGTCGTTCGACGTCGATCCGATCTCCCGCATCGTCTACTCGGCGACCCGGGCGGACGTCGAGACGACGATCGTCGACGGCCGCATCGTCATGGACCGCGGCGTCATGCTGACGGTCGACAAGGACGTGACGCTGCTGGAGGCCGACCGCGCGATCAAGCGGCTGCTGAAGCGCAGCCCCATCCAGGCTTAG